From the Leptolyngbya sp. O-77 genome, one window contains:
- the rplN gene encoding 50S ribosomal protein L14, protein MIQQETYLNVADNSGARKLMCIRVLGGNRRYAGVGDVIIAVVKDAIPNMAVKKSDVVRAVVVRTKKGLRRDSGMSIRFDDNAAVIINNDGNPRGTRVFGPVARELRDKNFTKIVSLAPEVL, encoded by the coding sequence ATGATTCAACAAGAAACTTATCTCAACGTGGCGGATAACAGCGGCGCTCGTAAGCTGATGTGTATTCGAGTGCTGGGAGGCAACCGTCGCTACGCAGGTGTCGGGGATGTGATCATTGCCGTTGTCAAGGATGCCATCCCTAACATGGCGGTTAAAAAGTCTGATGTGGTACGCGCAGTGGTTGTGCGAACCAAGAAGGGGCTGCGGCGCGATAGCGGTATGAGCATTCGGTTTGACGACAACGCTGCTGTCATCATCAACAATGATGGCAACCCCAGAGGAACTCGCGTGTTTGGCCCCGTTGCGCGGGAGTTGCGCGATAAGAACTTTACTAAGATTGTCTCGCTAGCTCCGGAGGTGCTGTGA
- the rpsQ gene encoding 30S ribosomal protein S17: MAVKERVGVVVSDKMEKTVVVAVENRAPHPKYRKIMVRTKRYKVHDEENKCKTGDRVRIQETRPLSRTKRWTVVDILSQTSES, encoded by the coding sequence ATGGCAGTCAAAGAGCGAGTTGGAGTCGTGGTGAGCGACAAGATGGAAAAGACGGTCGTCGTCGCGGTGGAGAACCGTGCCCCTCACCCGAAGTATCGCAAGATTATGGTGCGAACGAAGCGCTACAAGGTTCACGACGAAGAAAATAAGTGCAAGACGGGCGATCGCGTTCGGATTCAAGAAACCCGTCCGCTCAGCCGTACAAAGCGTTGGACAGTCGTGGACATCCTAAGTCAGACTTCAGAGAGCTAG
- the rplP gene encoding 50S ribosomal protein L16: protein MLSPRRTKFRKQQRGRMKGRATRGNNIDFGDFGLQAMEPSWITSRQIEASRRAMTRYIRRGGKIWIRIFPDKPVTMRPAETRMGSGKGNPEFWVAVVKPGRILFEIAGVPEETAREAMRLAQYKLPIKTKFIVKEQQEQAVEES, encoded by the coding sequence ATGTTAAGTCCAAGACGAACTAAATTCCGCAAGCAGCAGCGCGGCCGCATGAAAGGGCGGGCAACTCGCGGCAACAATATTGATTTTGGTGATTTTGGGCTTCAGGCAATGGAGCCGTCCTGGATTACCTCCCGTCAGATTGAGGCTAGCCGTCGAGCCATGACTCGATACATCCGTCGAGGTGGCAAAATCTGGATTCGCATTTTTCCAGATAAGCCGGTTACCATGCGTCCGGCTGAAACGCGGATGGGTTCTGGTAAGGGCAACCCTGAGTTTTGGGTGGCAGTGGTGAAGCCGGGTCGAATCTTGTTTGAGATTGCTGGCGTGCCGGAAGAGACAGCCCGTGAGGCGATGCGATTGGCGCAGTACAAACTCCCAATTAAGACCAAGTTCATTGTTAAGGAACAACAAGAGCAAGCAGTGGAGGAGTCGTAG
- the rplB gene encoding 50S ribosomal protein L2, producing MGIRTYRPYTPGTRERSVADFAEITRSEPEKSLTRSVHRPKGRNNRGVITCRHRGGGHKRLYRVIDFRRNKRNIPAKVAAIEYDPNRNARIALLYYQDGEKRYILCPAGLTVGTTVIAGEDSPFEVGNALPLGSMPLGTTVHNVELVPGKGGQIVRAAGASAQIVAKEGDFVTLRLPSTEVRMIRRECYATIGAVGNAESRNISLGKAGRKRWLGRRPEVRGSVMNPVDHPHGGGEGRAPIGRSGPVTPWGKPALGMKTRKKKKASNALIVRRRRRTSKRGRGGRES from the coding sequence ATGGGCATTCGTACATACCGACCTTATACACCTGGCACGCGAGAGCGCTCCGTTGCTGACTTTGCTGAGATCACTCGTAGTGAACCAGAAAAGTCCCTGACTCGCTCGGTGCATCGTCCGAAGGGACGCAACAATCGGGGCGTAATCACCTGTCGCCATCGGGGTGGCGGGCATAAGCGGCTGTATCGGGTGATTGACTTCCGCCGCAACAAGCGAAACATTCCTGCCAAAGTGGCAGCAATCGAGTACGATCCCAACCGCAACGCCCGGATTGCGCTTCTTTATTATCAGGATGGCGAGAAGCGCTACATCCTTTGTCCTGCTGGCTTGACGGTCGGTACAACTGTGATCGCGGGTGAGGACTCTCCTTTTGAGGTCGGTAACGCACTGCCCTTGGGCAGTATGCCGCTAGGTACGACGGTTCACAACGTGGAACTGGTTCCTGGTAAGGGCGGACAGATTGTTCGTGCAGCAGGTGCTTCGGCGCAAATCGTGGCGAAAGAAGGTGACTTTGTAACGCTTCGCTTGCCCTCCACAGAGGTTCGGATGATTCGTCGCGAGTGCTATGCCACGATTGGTGCGGTGGGCAACGCTGAGTCTCGCAATATTAGCCTGGGTAAGGCGGGGCGCAAGCGATGGCTAGGCCGTCGTCCGGAGGTTCGCGGCAGCGTCATGAACCCAGTCGATCACCCCCACGGCGGTGGCGAAGGACGTGCGCCGATCGGTCGTTCTGGCCCTGTGACCCCCTGGGGCAAGCCAGCGTTGGGTATGAAGACCCGGAAGAAGAAGAAGGCAAGTAATGCGCTGATTGTTCGCCGTCGCCGCCGCACGTCTAAGCGGGGTCGCGGGGGCCGTGAGTCTTAA
- the rpmC gene encoding 50S ribosomal protein L29, with translation MALPKISEIRDLSDQELSEQIVAAKKQLFDLRFQKATRRLDKTHQFGHVRHRLAQLMTVERERQLAAAQADAEKE, from the coding sequence ATGGCTCTGCCTAAGATTTCAGAGATTCGTGATCTCAGCGATCAGGAACTCAGTGAGCAAATTGTAGCCGCCAAGAAGCAGTTATTTGACTTGCGCTTTCAAAAGGCGACGCGGCGGCTGGACAAAACGCATCAGTTTGGACATGTCCGCCATCGGCTGGCGCAACTGATGACCGTGGAGCGAGAGCGGCAACTGGCAGCCGCACAAGCGGATGCAGAGAAGGAGTAA
- the rplE gene encoding 50S ribosomal protein L5, producing MASPRLKTYYQETVVPKLVEQFNYENVHQVPKVVKVTVNRGMGEAAQNAKALEASLAEIAVITGQKPVVTRAKKAIAGFKIRKGMPVGIMVTLRSERMYAFLDRLINLVLPRIRDFRGISPKSFDGRGNYTLGLREQLIFPEIEYDNIDQIRGMDISIITTATTDEEGRALLKELGMPFRDN from the coding sequence ATGGCAAGTCCTAGGTTAAAAACCTACTATCAGGAGACCGTGGTTCCAAAATTGGTTGAGCAGTTTAACTACGAAAACGTTCATCAGGTTCCCAAAGTGGTCAAGGTGACCGTGAACCGAGGGATGGGCGAGGCTGCTCAAAACGCAAAAGCGCTGGAAGCTTCCTTGGCGGAAATTGCGGTGATTACAGGTCAAAAGCCAGTGGTGACGCGAGCCAAGAAGGCGATCGCCGGTTTCAAGATTCGTAAAGGAATGCCAGTGGGCATCATGGTCACCCTGCGCTCGGAGCGCATGTATGCCTTTCTGGATCGCCTTATAAACCTGGTGCTGCCTCGGATTCGAGATTTTCGCGGCATCAGCCCCAAGAGCTTTGATGGTCGTGGTAACTATACTCTGGGGCTTCGTGAACAACTCATTTTCCCCGAAATTGAGTACGACAACATTGATCAGATTCGGGGCATGGACATTTCGATCATCACTACGGCAACCACAGATGAAGAGGGACGCGCCCTGTTAAAGGAACTGGGAATGCCCTTTCGCGATAACTGA
- the rpsC gene encoding 30S ribosomal protein S3: MGQKIHPVGFRLGITQEHRSLWFADSSRYPKLLQEDYKIRKYVAKELSSAGISEVRIERKADQIDLQVLTARPGVVVGRGGAGIEKLREGLQKELGDTSRQIRINVVEVARVDADAALIAEYVQQQLEKRVSFRRVVRQAITRAQKSGVQGIKIQVSGRLNGAEIARTEYTREGKVPLHTLRADIDYAYTTAQTIYGILGIKVWVFKGEIIPGQERVTQEAAPNVPPRRRQQRRRQFEDRSNEG; this comes from the coding sequence GTGGGACAGAAAATTCATCCAGTTGGTTTCCGCCTCGGCATCACCCAGGAGCACCGCTCTCTTTGGTTTGCTGACTCCAGTCGCTACCCTAAGCTACTGCAAGAGGACTACAAAATCCGCAAGTATGTTGCCAAAGAGTTGAGCAGTGCAGGGATCTCTGAGGTTCGCATTGAGCGCAAGGCCGATCAAATTGACCTCCAGGTTTTGACCGCCCGACCAGGTGTGGTTGTGGGTCGCGGCGGCGCAGGAATCGAGAAATTGCGCGAAGGTCTTCAGAAAGAGTTGGGAGATACCAGCCGCCAGATCCGGATCAACGTGGTTGAAGTTGCTCGCGTGGACGCTGATGCTGCGCTGATCGCTGAATATGTGCAGCAGCAGCTTGAAAAGCGGGTTTCGTTCCGTCGGGTTGTACGTCAGGCGATTACCCGCGCTCAGAAATCAGGGGTGCAGGGTATCAAAATCCAGGTGAGTGGTCGGCTCAACGGCGCAGAAATTGCCCGCACTGAATACACTCGCGAAGGCAAGGTGCCGCTTCATACGCTGCGGGCAGATATCGACTACGCCTACACCACGGCACAGACGATCTACGGCATTTTGGGGATCAAGGTGTGGGTGTTCAAAGGCGAGATCATTCCTGGGCAGGAGCGAGTGACGCAAGAAGCCGCTCCCAATGTGCCACCCCGTCGCCGTCAGCAGCGTCGCCGCCAGTTTGAGGATCGTTCTAACGAAGGATAG
- a CDS encoding YgfZ/GcvT domain-containing protein, producing MSPGFDSTQLSIGDQVTAARNSVVVYDASEWGRIVVSDGDRLRFLHNQTTNTFQTRQPGEGCDSVFVTSTGRTIDLATAYVQDDSVLLMVSPTRREFLMDWLDRFIFFADKVKLADVTAETTALVLIGPESDRLIEALGAGDRAGQPYGSHALYPIAGAEVRVAVGSGLGLPGYTLIAPVAAAASLRAALQAAGATQIEETAWERLRIEQGRPMPDHELTEDYNPLEAGLWHTISLNKGCYIGQETIARLHTYRGVKQQLWGVQFSAAAPQKTVLTSGEEKVGHVTSMVETESGALGLAYIRTKAIEAGLGTVQAGNVVGTLVPLPFLSHEYL from the coding sequence ATGAGTCCGGGGTTTGATTCGACTCAGCTTTCAATTGGCGACCAGGTGACGGCAGCCCGCAACAGTGTCGTAGTATACGATGCCTCCGAGTGGGGGCGCATTGTGGTGTCGGATGGCGATCGCCTGCGATTTTTGCACAATCAGACAACGAACACCTTCCAGACGCGCCAGCCAGGAGAGGGCTGCGACAGCGTGTTTGTCACCTCGACGGGGCGGACGATCGATCTGGCAACAGCCTACGTGCAAGACGATTCCGTGCTGCTAATGGTGTCGCCTACCCGCCGCGAGTTTTTGATGGATTGGCTGGATCGGTTTATTTTCTTTGCTGACAAGGTGAAGTTGGCGGACGTGACCGCAGAGACCACTGCACTGGTGCTGATTGGCCCAGAGAGCGATCGCCTGATTGAAGCGTTGGGAGCGGGCGATCGCGCAGGACAGCCCTACGGTAGCCACGCCCTCTATCCCATCGCAGGGGCAGAGGTGCGGGTTGCGGTAGGCAGCGGACTGGGGCTACCAGGCTACACGCTCATTGCTCCAGTCGCAGCAGCAGCGTCTCTCCGAGCAGCGCTACAGGCGGCAGGCGCGACGCAGATCGAAGAGACCGCCTGGGAGCGACTGCGAATCGAGCAGGGACGACCGATGCCTGACCACGAACTGACGGAAGACTACAACCCGCTAGAAGCAGGACTTTGGCACACCATTTCGCTGAATAAAGGCTGCTACATCGGGCAGGAAACCATTGCCCGCCTGCACACCTACCGCGGAGTCAAGCAGCAACTATGGGGCGTACAATTCAGTGCTGCCGCGCCGCAGAAGACGGTGCTAACCTCCGGCGAAGAGAAGGTTGGGCATGTGACCAGCATGGTAGAAACCGAGTCAGGGGCACTGGGGCTGGCCTACATCCGCACGAAGGCAATCGAGGCAGGGTTGGGGACAGTGCAAGCGGGCAACGTAGTGGGGACACTGGTTCCGCTGCCTTTCCTCAGCCACGAGTATTTGTAG
- the rplF gene encoding 50S ribosomal protein L6: MSRIGKRPISVPQKVTVTLDGQTLVVKGPKGELSRTLPPEVEVLQEGDTLTVNRRNESRAARQRHGLCRTLVANMVEGVSQGFQRKLEIQGVGYRAQIQGRNLNLIVGYSHPVLIEPPDGIQFAVENNTNILVSGIDKEIVGNIAAQVRAVRPPEPYKGKGIRYAGEVVRRKAGKAGKK; encoded by the coding sequence ATGTCTCGCATTGGAAAACGTCCTATTAGTGTCCCTCAGAAGGTGACCGTTACCCTTGACGGTCAAACCCTGGTTGTCAAAGGCCCCAAGGGAGAACTCTCGCGCACGCTTCCGCCAGAGGTTGAGGTTCTGCAAGAGGGCGATACGTTGACGGTGAATCGTCGCAATGAGTCCCGCGCTGCCCGCCAGCGCCATGGGTTGTGCCGAACGCTGGTTGCCAATATGGTAGAGGGTGTATCTCAGGGCTTTCAGCGCAAGCTTGAAATCCAGGGGGTTGGTTATCGGGCCCAAATACAGGGGCGCAACCTGAACCTGATTGTGGGCTATAGCCATCCAGTTTTGATCGAGCCACCTGACGGGATTCAATTTGCCGTTGAGAATAACACCAACATTCTAGTCAGCGGAATTGATAAGGAAATTGTCGGTAATATTGCGGCTCAGGTTCGCGCAGTTCGTCCGCCAGAACCCTACAAGGGCAAGGGCATTCGCTATGCTGGCGAGGTTGTCAGACGTAAGGCCGGTAAGGCAGGGAAGAAATAA
- a CDS encoding chromophore lyase CpcT/CpeT has product MTHSTDLTALARWMAADFSNQEQAFENPPFFAHIRVCMRPLPVELLSGISLFVEQAYDYALNDPYRLRVLKLVNAGDHIEIENYTVKDETEFYGASRNLTQLSKLTGDRLEKLPGCNMIVEWTGHSFRGKVEPGKACMVTRRGKETYLDSEFEIDDQIFISLDRGRDPETDEHIWGSVAGPFHFVRWASFADEIRA; this is encoded by the coding sequence ATGACTCATTCGACCGACCTCACCGCCCTGGCCCGCTGGATGGCTGCCGACTTTAGCAACCAGGAACAGGCTTTTGAAAACCCCCCCTTTTTCGCCCATATCCGGGTCTGTATGCGGCCGCTGCCCGTGGAACTGCTGTCGGGCATTAGCCTGTTTGTGGAGCAAGCCTACGACTACGCGCTAAACGATCCCTATCGGCTGCGGGTGCTGAAGCTAGTGAACGCAGGCGACCATATCGAGATTGAAAACTACACCGTCAAGGACGAGACAGAGTTTTACGGTGCATCTCGCAACTTGACTCAGTTGAGCAAGCTGACGGGCGATCGCCTAGAAAAACTACCAGGCTGCAACATGATTGTGGAATGGACAGGCCACAGCTTTCGCGGCAAAGTGGAACCTGGCAAAGCCTGCATGGTGACTCGTCGCGGCAAGGAAACCTATCTAGACAGCGAGTTTGAAATCGACGATCAGATCTTCATCAGCCTCGACCGGGGCCGCGATCCCGAAACAGACGAGCATATCTGGGGTTCCGTCGCGGGGCCGTTTCACTTTGTCCGCTGGGCTAGCTTCGCGGATGAAATTCGCGCCTAG
- a CDS encoding 50S ribosomal protein L23, translating into MTKFDSRNLADLIRRPLVTEKATQLLEENKYVFEVVPSATKPQIKAAIESLFEVKVVGVNTSKPPKKHRRVGRFAGHKPQYKRAVVTLATGDSIVLFPEV; encoded by the coding sequence GTGACTAAGTTTGATTCGCGCAACCTGGCAGATCTGATTCGCCGTCCCCTAGTGACTGAAAAGGCAACTCAGCTTCTTGAGGAAAACAAGTACGTCTTTGAAGTGGTTCCCAGCGCAACAAAGCCGCAGATCAAGGCCGCTATTGAATCTTTGTTTGAGGTGAAGGTGGTTGGTGTGAACACCAGCAAGCCCCCGAAGAAGCATCGTCGAGTCGGTCGATTTGCTGGACACAAGCCCCAATACAAGCGGGCAGTTGTGACCCTGGCAACAGGTGATTCCATCGTCCTGTTCCCCGAAGTGTAA
- the rplR gene encoding 50S ribosomal protein L18 encodes MKLTRKEATQRRHVRIRQTVSGTSERPRLAIFRSNQHIYAQVIDDTQHRTLAAASTLEPVLREKLTSGANCDASVEVGKLIAARSLEKGITQVVFDRGGKLYHGRVKALADAAREGGLSF; translated from the coding sequence ATGAAACTGACTCGTAAGGAAGCGACTCAGCGTCGTCACGTCCGCATCCGCCAGACAGTTTCTGGCACGTCTGAACGTCCTCGTCTGGCTATATTTCGCTCTAATCAGCATATCTATGCCCAGGTCATTGATGACACGCAGCATCGAACGCTTGCTGCTGCATCGACGCTGGAGCCTGTGCTGCGCGAAAAGCTCACTTCAGGTGCGAACTGTGATGCGTCTGTAGAAGTCGGTAAGCTGATTGCAGCGCGATCGCTCGAGAAGGGGATTACGCAAGTCGTGTTTGACCGGGGCGGTAAGCTGTATCACGGCCGCGTCAAGGCTTTGGCAGATGCCGCTCGTGAAGGTGGTCTAAGCTTCTAG
- the rpsH gene encoding 30S ribosomal protein S8, translated as MASNDTIADMLTRIRNANLARHQTTEVPSTKMTRNIARVLLEEGFISEFSETGEGAQKRLVIALKYKGKGRRPIINALQRVSKPGLRVYSNCRDLPRVLGGIGIAIVSTSSGIMTDRDARRQGVGGEVLCYVW; from the coding sequence ATGGCGTCTAACGACACAATTGCAGACATGCTGACCCGCATTCGCAACGCGAATCTCGCTCGGCATCAAACAACCGAAGTCCCGTCTACCAAGATGACGCGCAACATTGCTCGTGTGCTCTTGGAAGAAGGATTTATTAGCGAGTTTTCTGAGACAGGCGAAGGAGCGCAGAAGCGACTGGTAATTGCTCTGAAATATAAGGGCAAAGGCCGCCGTCCGATTATCAATGCGCTACAGCGGGTCAGCAAACCTGGACTGCGAGTTTACTCAAACTGCCGCGATCTGCCTCGCGTGTTGGGTGGCATTGGAATTGCCATTGTTTCAACCTCCAGCGGCATCATGACGGATCGAGATGCCCGTCGTCAGGGTGTGGGAGGAGAAGTTCTCTGCTACGTCTGGTAA
- the rplV gene encoding 50S ribosomal protein L22 translates to MAITTADEVKAVARYIRMSPHKVRRVLDQIRGRSYREALIILEFMPYRACDPVLKVLRSAVANAEHNEGYAPADLMVTTAYADQGPVLKRFRPRAQGRAYQIRKPTCHITIAVAPGAEE, encoded by the coding sequence ATGGCAATTACGACCGCAGACGAAGTAAAAGCTGTTGCCCGTTACATTCGCATGTCGCCTCATAAGGTGCGTCGGGTTCTGGATCAGATCCGGGGGCGTTCTTACCGGGAGGCGCTGATTATTCTAGAGTTTATGCCTTACCGCGCTTGCGATCCGGTGCTTAAGGTGCTGCGGTCTGCCGTTGCCAATGCTGAGCATAACGAGGGCTATGCGCCTGCCGATCTGATGGTGACGACTGCCTACGCTGATCAAGGCCCTGTGCTGAAGCGGTTTCGCCCCCGCGCTCAGGGTCGGGCTTATCAGATTCGCAAGCCGACTTGTCACATTACGATTGCAGTTGCGCCGGGTGCTGAAGAGTAA
- a CDS encoding GNAT family N-acetyltransferase, producing the protein MNIRLAEESDLAELAALYQHTVLQHGPQHYSLVQTQTWASFAENLDLFRHFILDATTYVATDETGIVGFAGIETNGHIRSTYVRGDRLHQGIGSALVRVLLDYAAAEHLTRLYAEASEFSLGLFQKFGFRLYGTEEVERSGVVFTRYLVEQNLLEQNAAP; encoded by the coding sequence ATGAATATTCGACTCGCTGAAGAATCAGATCTGGCTGAACTGGCGGCGCTGTATCAGCACACCGTCTTGCAGCACGGGCCGCAGCATTACAGCCTGGTTCAGACGCAGACTTGGGCATCCTTTGCCGAAAATCTGGATCTCTTTCGCCACTTTATCTTGGACGCGACGACCTATGTGGCGACTGATGAAACCGGAATTGTGGGATTTGCAGGTATTGAGACCAATGGCCACATTCGCTCAACCTATGTGCGGGGCGATCGCCTGCATCAGGGCATTGGGTCTGCGCTAGTGCGGGTGCTATTGGACTACGCAGCAGCAGAACACCTGACGCGGCTTTATGCAGAAGCCAGTGAGTTTAGCCTGGGTCTGTTTCAAAAATTCGGCTTCCGGCTGTATGGCACTGAGGAGGTGGAGCGTAGCGGCGTAGTATTCACCCGATACCTGGTAGAACAGAATTTGTTGGAACAGAATGCAGCGCCATGA
- the rplX gene encoding 50S ribosomal protein L24, with translation MGKLRYKMHVKKGDTVQVISGSDKGKVGEILRVYPETSKVVVKGVNVRTKHVKPQQEGESGQIQTFEAPIHSSNVLPYSTKQKVASRISYTFNADGRKVRMLKKTGEIID, from the coding sequence ATGGGCAAGCTGCGCTACAAAATGCATGTGAAGAAGGGCGACACGGTTCAGGTGATTTCGGGGAGTGACAAAGGCAAAGTCGGTGAGATTTTGCGCGTTTATCCTGAAACCAGCAAGGTGGTGGTCAAAGGTGTTAACGTGCGGACGAAGCACGTCAAACCTCAGCAAGAAGGGGAGTCTGGTCAGATTCAGACTTTTGAGGCCCCGATTCATAGCTCTAATGTTCTCCCCTATTCCACCAAGCAGAAGGTTGCTAGTCGAATTTCTTATACCTTTAATGCCGACGGCCGAAAGGTCAGAATGCTGAAGAAAACCGGCGAGATCATTGACTAG
- the rpsS gene encoding 30S ribosomal protein S19, whose protein sequence is MSRSLKKGPFVADHLLKKVEALNVKGDKQVIKTWSRASTILPQMIGHTIAVHNGRQHVPVYVTEQMVGHKLGEFAPTRTFRGHAKSDKKSRR, encoded by the coding sequence ATGTCTCGCTCACTCAAGAAAGGCCCTTTCGTAGCTGATCATCTGCTCAAGAAGGTTGAGGCACTCAATGTGAAGGGCGATAAGCAAGTGATTAAAACTTGGTCTCGCGCGTCAACGATTTTGCCTCAGATGATCGGGCATACGATCGCTGTTCATAACGGTCGCCAGCATGTTCCGGTTTATGTGACGGAGCAAATGGTGGGTCATAAGTTGGGTGAGTTTGCACCGACTCGCACCTTCCGAGGACATGCCAAAAGCGATAAGAAGTCTCGTCGTTAG
- the rplC gene encoding 50S ribosomal protein L3: protein MTQVFDEAGKAIPVTVVQAGPCTVTQIKTAEVDGYSAVQVGFGEVTEKALNKPELGHLKKTEASPLRHLKEYRLDSPADYQLGQQLTANIFTPGQQVDVIGTSIGRGFAGYQKRHNFKRGPMAHGSKNHRLPGSTGAGTTPGRVYPGKRMAGRLGGTRTTIKKLTIVRVDGDRNLLLIKGAIPGKPGALVNIVPAKQVGKAN from the coding sequence ATGACCCAGGTTTTTGATGAGGCAGGGAAGGCTATTCCTGTGACCGTCGTCCAGGCTGGCCCCTGCACAGTCACGCAAATTAAAACAGCAGAGGTGGATGGCTACAGTGCTGTCCAAGTTGGTTTTGGCGAGGTTACCGAAAAGGCGTTGAACAAGCCTGAGCTCGGACACCTCAAAAAAACTGAAGCGTCTCCCCTCCGCCACTTAAAGGAATATCGCCTCGACAGTCCTGCTGATTATCAGTTGGGGCAGCAGTTGACAGCAAATATCTTTACGCCAGGGCAACAGGTGGACGTAATTGGAACGAGTATCGGACGTGGCTTTGCGGGCTACCAAAAGCGCCACAACTTCAAGCGGGGTCCGATGGCTCACGGTTCCAAGAACCACCGTCTTCCTGGTTCTACGGGTGCGGGCACTACGCCGGGTCGCGTTTATCCTGGCAAGCGCATGGCAGGTCGTCTGGGTGGCACGAGAACCACGATCAAGAAGCTGACAATTGTGCGGGTGGATGGCGATCGCAACTTGCTCCTGATCAAGGGGGCAATTCCTGGAAAACCTGGTGCCTTGGTCAATATTGTTCCTGCCAAGCAGGTCGGAAAAGCAAACTGA
- the rplD gene encoding 50S ribosomal protein L4, with protein sequence MIECVVKNWQGESAGTASLDLRVANEDNAPHIVHRALVRQLNNARQGTASTKTRSEVRGGGRKPWRQKGTGRARAGSIRSPLWRGGGVIFGPKPRDYSVKMNRKERRLALRTALQSRAEDLIVVQDFANELPRPKTKELAQALARWGVGENETALLIVSERDEMVYLSARNISSIKLISAGNLNVFDLLAADKIVATASALEKVQEVYGD encoded by the coding sequence ATGATTGAGTGTGTAGTTAAAAATTGGCAGGGTGAAAGCGCTGGCACCGCCTCGCTAGATCTGCGCGTTGCTAACGAAGACAATGCGCCCCATATCGTTCATCGGGCCTTGGTGCGCCAGCTGAATAATGCTCGACAGGGCACTGCCTCTACCAAGACTCGTTCTGAGGTTAGAGGTGGTGGACGCAAGCCCTGGCGGCAAAAAGGCACAGGTCGCGCCCGCGCGGGTTCGATTCGCTCTCCTCTATGGCGCGGTGGCGGCGTTATCTTTGGTCCCAAGCCTAGAGATTACTCGGTCAAGATGAACCGCAAGGAGCGGCGCTTGGCGCTCAGAACCGCGCTGCAAAGCCGTGCCGAAGACCTGATTGTGGTTCAAGATTTCGCAAATGAGTTGCCCCGTCCCAAGACCAAGGAACTGGCGCAGGCGCTCGCTCGCTGGGGTGTGGGGGAAAATGAGACGGCTCTTCTAATTGTTTCTGAGCGAGATGAGATGGTTTATCTGTCGGCTCGAAACATTAGCTCCATCAAGCTAATTTCTGCTGGTAATCTCAACGTCTTTGATCTGCTGGCGGCTGACAAGATCGTGGCAACTGCGTCTGCCCTAGAAAAAGTGCAGGAGGTATACGGTGACTAA